A stretch of Kwoniella dendrophila CBS 6074 chromosome 2, complete sequence DNA encodes these proteins:
- a CDS encoding argininosuccinate synthase, whose protein sequence is MVASGEKKGKVMLAYSGGLDTSCILLWLIEQGYEVVAYMADVGQEEDFEAARTKANKCGAVGFHLADLKREFVEELIYPAVQCNAIYEGVYLLGTSLARPVIARGMIEAAKKENCDFVSHGCTGKGNDQVRFELAFYGLAPNIKVIAPWRLPEFYERFAGRSALLDYAAKNGIPVTQTAAKPWSTDENLFHISYEAGILEDPNQTPPDDMWKLTNSPQKAPETPEQVEIEFSKGLPVKVTTPADKKVVTDGVEIFLTLNALARRHGVGRIDIVENRFIGVKSRGCYESPAATILRVAHMDLEGLTLDRNVRAMRDAFITRELSNILYNGFFFSPEREFVTAAIPASQKTVNGLVRLKLYKGNVIVEGRDADEGLYDAKFSSMDEMGGFEPTATSGFIEISSIRIKAWAQQNLKRGQGGVTPQDVYHRE, encoded by the exons ATGGTTGcttcaggtgaaaagaaGGGCAAGGTCATGCTTGCCTACTCTGGTGGTCTTG ACACTTCATGTATCCTCCTCTGGCTTATTGAGCAAGGTTACGAGGTTGTCGCTTACATGGCTGATGTTGGACAAGAAGAG GATTTCGAAGCTGCTCGAACAAAGGCTAACAAATGTGGTGCCGTCGGTTTCCACCTTGCTGACTTGAAACGAGAATTCGTGGAAGAACTCATCTACC CTGCCGTTCAATGTAACGCCATCTACGAAGGTGTCTACCTTTTAGGTACATCTCTCGCCCGACCAGTCATTGCTCGAGGTATGATCGAAGCTGCCAAAAAAGAGAACTGTGACTTTGTCTCTCACGGTTGTACCGGTAAGGGTAACGATCAAGTCCGATTCGAACTCGCTTTCTACGGTCTTGCTCCAAACATCAAAGTCATTGCTCCATGGCGATTACCTG AATTCTACGAGCGATTCGCTGGTCGATCAGCTCTTCTCGATTACGCCGCAAAAAATGGTATTCCAGTCACCCAAACTGCTGCTAAACCATGGTCAACCG ATGAAAACCTTTTCCACATCTCATACGAAGCCGGTATTCTCGAAGACCCCAACCAAACTCCACCTGATGATATGTGGAAACTCACCAACTCTCCTCAAAAAGCTCCTGAAAcacctgaacaagttgaaattgaattctCCAAAGGTCTTCCAGTAAAAGTTACCACCCCAGCCGACAAAAAAGTTGTCACCGATGGTGTAGAGATCTTCCTTACCCTCAATGCTCTTGCTAGACGACATGGTGTTGGACGGATTGATATCGTAGAAAACCGATTTATTGGTGTTAAATCAAGAGGTTGTTACGAATCACCTGCAGCAACTATTCTTAGAGTAGCACACATGGATCTTGAAGGTTTAACATTGGATCGAAATGTACGAGCTATGAGAGATGCTTTCATCACTCGAGAACTTTCAAACATCCTCTACAatggtttcttcttctcaccAGAAAGAGAATTCGTCACTGCCGCTATTCCAGCTTCACAAAAAACTGTTAATGGTTTAGTTCGATTGAAATTATACAAAGGAAATGTCATTgttgaaggtagagatgCCGATGAAGGTTTATACGATGCTAAATTCTCTTCAATGGATGAAATGGGTGGTTTCGAACCTACTGCTACTTCAGGTTTCATCGAAATCTCAAGTATCCGAATTAAAGCTTGGGCTCAACAAAA CCTTAAACGAGGACAAGGTGGTGTCACTCCTCAAGACGTTTACCACCGAGAGTAA